The DNA sequence AGGATTCATGGGACCAGTGAATAACTTTATTAATAACCTTACTTTCTTGTTAGTGGCTGTTGTTGGTGGTGTTTTAGCTCTTACAACAACGAGTATTACAGTTGGAAATATTTTTGTGTTTATCTTATATATGAGAAACTTTACACGTCCAATCAATGAGATTTTAAATATTTTTAATACGGTTCAATCTGCATTAGCAGGAGCAGAACGTGTATTTGAGATTATGGATGAAACACCAGAAACAGATCGAGAAGGTGCTCATGATGTTGAGAAATTAGACGGGGATGTCATTTTAAATCATGTTAAGTTCTCGTATGATACAGGAAAAACAATTTTAAAAGATGCATGTATTCATGCGCGTCGAGGAGAAACAGTTGCCATTGTGGGACCAACAGGTGCAGGAAAAACGACGATTATTAACTTATTAACAAAGTTTTATGATATCGATTCGGGTGAAATTTTAATCGATGGTGAAAATATTGATCAAATTACTCGTGGAAGTTTAAGACGTAGTATTTCAATGGTCTTACAAGATACGTATTTATTCTCAGAAACGGTTCGTGAAAACATCCGTTATGGTCGTTTAGATGCAAGTGATGAAGAAGTTATCCAGGCTGCTAAAATGGCGAATGCCCATAAGTTCATTATGCAGTTACCGGATGGCTATGATACGGTTTTATCGGATAATGGAAGTAATTTATCTCAAGGACAACGACAATTACTAGCAATTGCGCGTGCCGTATTATCACAAGCTTCTATTTTAATTTTAGATGAGGCAACATCGTCGATTGATACGCGAACAGAAGTTGAAATTCAAAAAGCAATGCTTCGTTTAATGGAAGGTAAGACAACCTTTGTGATTGCGCATCGTTTAAGTACGATTCGTAATGCTGATCAAATTTTGGTCTTAAATCAAGGAGAAATCATTGAACAAGGAAATCATGAAACATTACTAGCAATCGATGGTTTTTATGCTAATTTATATAATAGTCAATTTAGACAGTAAAAAAACAATCCATTAGGTAAACTAATGGATTGTTTTACTAATTTGAACAGAAGCTTAGTTAGGGCATATAGTAGTAGTAGAAGTTTCCACGAAAATAAGATAGTAAGAAAAAGTGAAAGGGTTCATAATTAAGCTTGAAATAAAGGGGGAATTTCACAACTCCATTGAAAAAGGGGGCGAAATGATGAAGCGAATGATGGATATCATGATTTCTTTTTTAATGTTGACTGTCTTATCACCCATCTATTTATTGATTGGAATCTTAGTCTTTTTTGATTTAGGTTGGCCAGTCATTTATAAGCAGCGATATCCAGGACTAAATCAAAAACTATTTACTTTGTATCGATTCAAAACAATGAATGAATCCCGAGATAAGCAAGGGAACTTATTATCACCGGAACAACGTCTAACAAAATTGGGACGTTTTTTAAAAAGCTATCATTTACAGCATCTTCCAGAGTTTTATAATGTCTTAATTGGAGATATGAGTTTAGTTGGTCCTAGACCAGTTTTGATTCGCTCCATTCCTTCGAGAAATCGACGATACATGAAATGTCATTCTATTCGTCCTGGAATGACAGGGTGGAGTCAAATTCATAGTCAACAAAACCTAACCTGGGAGGAGAAGTTTATTTTAGATGTATACTACATTGAACATCAAAGCATATGGTTTGATATAAAGATTATTTGCAAAAGCTTGATTTTGTTATTGATTCGACAATGAAAAAAAGCTAGTTTTGACTAGCTTTTTATTTTGCGGCTAATTCAGCAATTTTAACGATGACGCTAACAGCCTTTTCCATTGATGGAACTGGAATATATTCAAATTTACCGTGGAAGTTATGCCCACCTGTGAAAAGATTTGGTGTTGGAAGGCCCATGAAGGATAATTTAGATCCATCCGTTCCTCCTCGAACCGGAATAATTAAAGGTTCCACTCCAACTTCTACAAATGCTTGTTTTGCTAACTCAACAATGTGCATTTTATCTTCAATTTGAAGGCGCATATTATAGTATTGATCGCGCATATCAAGTTCAACCGTATTAGATGGATATTTTTGATTAAATTCTTTTACTAAATCTTCAACAAATTGTTTGCGTGAGTTAAAACGTTCGGTATCAAAGTCACGAATGATTAAATTTAGATAAGCTTCTTCGCAATGTCCTGAAATATCTGTTAAGTGATAGAATCCTTCATAATGTTCCGTATGTTGTGGGGTTTCAAGACGTGGGAACATGCTCGCAATTTCAGTGGCAATTAAACCAGCATTAATCATTTTGTTTTTGGCATCTCCCGGATGAACGCTTTTTCCGTGAACTGTAATTTTAGCTCCTGCAGCATTGAATGATTCATATTGTAATTCTCCTAAAATTCCACCATCCACAGTATAAGCAAAGTTGGCACCGAATTTTTCAACTTGGAAGTGATCGGCTCCGCGTCCAATTTCTTCATCGGGTGTAAAAGCAACTTTAATACAGCCATGTTTAATCTCAGGATGTTGTTTCAAATAATCAATCGCTGTCATAATTTCAGCAATTCCCGCTTTATCATCAGCTCCAAGTAATGTTGTTCCATCTGTTGTAATTAACGTTTGACCTACGTATTGATTTAAAGAAGGAAAGTCAGTTGGAGATAAAACGATATTTTTTTCTTTATTTAAAACAATATCTCCTCCCGCATAGTCAACGACTTGTGGGTTTACATTTGTGCCGCTAAAGTCTGGACTGGTATCCATATGTGAGATGAAAGCAATCACAGGAACATCATGTTCAACATTTCCTGGTAATGTCGCATAGATATAGCCATTTTCATCTTTTTCAATTTCAGTTAATCCTAATTCATGTAACTCTTCAATTAAGATATCACCAAAGAGTAGCTGTGATTCAGTCGAAGGTGTTGTTAGTGATTCAGGATTTGATTTTGTATCATAGGTAACATAGTTTAAGAAACGATCCATAACAGTTTTCATAAATAAGCCCTCCAATAATGATTCAATTTAGTATGTGCTCTTCACTTTAAATTATGTATATTTTACCATGAATTCATAAATAATATAATGAATGATGGGGTGTTTTAAGTGAATTTAGTTCACATTTTAAAGGTTGTATGTAAGGGAGGAGTCATTATGTTATAATAGAAAAAGAAAAGGATTAGTAGTAGAGGAGGTCGTTTGAGGTGGGGAAGGAAGAGAATACGTTTTTAGATGATGTAGTTGAAGTGGGAGCTAGTTTACTCGTGGGTTATGTTATTTCTCGCTTTGTTCGTCTTGCATTAGCACGGGGACAATCAATGGTGCCAACAATCAAGAATAACCAACCCATTATTTTAGATTGTCGAGCCTATCATCGAGGTGAACCTAAACGTCATGATTTAGTAGCTTTTAGAGCTCATCAAAAAAATCAACATAAATTTTTTTTAAAGCGTGTCATCGGTTTACCGAATGAACATGTTTTGGTGGAGGATGGAAGGGTCTATATTAATGGCATTTTACTAGAGGAACCTTACATTAACGAGCCGATGAAACGACATCCTAAAATTGATTTAATCGTGGAAGAAGGACACCTTTTTGTCATGGGGGACAATCGAAATCATAGCTTAGATTCACGCTCCCCTTCATTAGGCTTAATTAGAATTAAGGAAGATGTTGTTGGAGTG is a window from the Turicibacter bilis genome containing:
- the lepB gene encoding signal peptidase I — translated: MGKEENTFLDDVVEVGASLLVGYVISRFVRLALARGQSMVPTIKNNQPIILDCRAYHRGEPKRHDLVAFRAHQKNQHKFFLKRVIGLPNEHVLVEDGRVYINGILLEEPYINEPMKRHPKIDLIVEEGHLFVMGDNRNHSLDSRSPSLGLIRIKEDVVGVVKQFRK
- a CDS encoding sugar transferase, whose protein sequence is MKRMMDIMISFLMLTVLSPIYLLIGILVFFDLGWPVIYKQRYPGLNQKLFTLYRFKTMNESRDKQGNLLSPEQRLTKLGRFLKSYHLQHLPEFYNVLIGDMSLVGPRPVLIRSIPSRNRRYMKCHSIRPGMTGWSQIHSQQNLTWEEKFILDVYYIEHQSIWFDIKIICKSLILLLIRQ
- a CDS encoding ABC transporter ATP-binding protein, which gives rise to MSRPMGPGPGGPGPGGRFHKAEKLKNPKSTIKRLLAYMSHKVYALIIVFILCIISTIVSVLATNYYGSIIDDYIVPGDLSGLKTICIFIGLIYLISVIATYIQNLIMIKLSQETTAEIRRQLFNSMQKLPLRFFDTHSSGDLMSRLTNDVDNINMTLSQSITQMFSGIITIIGMLIAMIVLSPTLTVVGLLTTPLMFLTSRFLVKKTQPFFIKQQQDLGSLNGYIEEIVSGQKAVLLFSQEEEVEKEFGKINRRLTKSAIMAQALSGFMGPVNNFINNLTFLLVAVVGGVLALTTTSITVGNIFVFILYMRNFTRPINEILNIFNTVQSALAGAERVFEIMDETPETDREGAHDVEKLDGDVILNHVKFSYDTGKTILKDACIHARRGETVAIVGPTGAGKTTIINLLTKFYDIDSGEILIDGENIDQITRGSLRRSISMVLQDTYLFSETVRENIRYGRLDASDEEVIQAAKMANAHKFIMQLPDGYDTVLSDNGSNLSQGQRQLLAIARAVLSQASILILDEATSSIDTRTEVEIQKAMLRLMEGKTTFVIAHRLSTIRNADQILVLNQGEIIEQGNHETLLAIDGFYANLYNSQFRQ
- the pepT gene encoding peptidase T: MKTVMDRFLNYVTYDTKSNPESLTTPSTESQLLFGDILIEELHELGLTEIEKDENGYIYATLPGNVEHDVPVIAFISHMDTSPDFSGTNVNPQVVDYAGGDIVLNKEKNIVLSPTDFPSLNQYVGQTLITTDGTTLLGADDKAGIAEIMTAIDYLKQHPEIKHGCIKVAFTPDEEIGRGADHFQVEKFGANFAYTVDGGILGELQYESFNAAGAKITVHGKSVHPGDAKNKMINAGLIATEIASMFPRLETPQHTEHYEGFYHLTDISGHCEEAYLNLIIRDFDTERFNSRKQFVEDLVKEFNQKYPSNTVELDMRDQYYNMRLQIEDKMHIVELAKQAFVEVGVEPLIIPVRGGTDGSKLSFMGLPTPNLFTGGHNFHGKFEYIPVPSMEKAVSVIVKIAELAAK